The nucleotide window CTGAGCAAGTTCTGCCTTTTCAAGGTCAATACGAATACACGTTTCCGTCACGCTACAGACGATGTTTGTTGACGACTCACCAATGTGCAACCACACGAAGCCCGATGCCCTTCAAGCGCCACAGGCCTGTCATCGACGAGTGTCGAGTCGTCCCCCTCCGCAATCGGATTGACGCCGTGCTCCGCGCAATTCACCTGGTCACCCTTGCGGGCAACCTTGCGACCATCTAAGTTGTCCACCTCTGATCCTCCAACGACTTTTCCACCGAAGGGGACGAGTGCGTCGCCTGTCACGATAACCTGACGTGCCATTCTTTCTCCTGACGAGGCAAATACAAACAGGCCCTACAGGGCAATGTCATACACATCTGCTACACGAAGCTGATTCGGGCTACCCAGCCAGGTCCAGCTGACTTCGTGAGCGGATATATCCAGATGCTGCTGTCGCGGCTCGGGAAAGCGGGCACCTCTCTCAACGAACGCTTGCCGGTCCCAGCGGTTATACAGTGCGGCAAGCGGATGATCTGCGGCAACGCGAGCCTCCCATATGCCGGACTGCGGGCATTTGTGCCCGCCATCGCAGCGCAATGGTTGGGGTCTGTCCGCGAGTTGTCGCAGCAGCCCGGCTTTCATTAGAGCCGGGTGAGGTTCAGACTGTGACGAGCGCGTTGGAGATGCTGGTGGCGGAGTAACGGCCTTTGCTGCGTCGATCAGCGTTTGCGCGTCGCCGTCCCATTTCGGCAAGGCTGCCGGAGGAAGCGGCAACACCTTGTCCAAGTTGGGGAGCTTCAGGGTGCCTTCATACCACTTCAGGACATCGCCGATCTTGCGGTAGCGTTTGGACCGCTCCTTATCGACGTAGCCTGCGATATTTTTGCCAGTGGACAGATCGAATCCGCTAAATTCAGCGGCTAGCGAATTCGCACACTTCGCGCTACCGAGCTTTACGCCCTCATGCAGAACTCTTAGTGCACGAAGGTTTGCGTCGGGTGTGTGGGGAGCGGCATAAATGAACTCCAGTTCATCCGCCGCGTCACCGTAACCTTGCCCCAGAGAACATTCGAGCATCTTCACTGCAACAGGCATATTCGCCCAAAACCCATTGCCCGGATTGTCCCAACCGGCGTTAAGCGCCGCGCCCAGGAACGCCTGGGCCGACGGGCTACCCATGTCCGCCGCTTTCTGGAAAAACGCATAGGCACTCGTGGCACTTCCGCCCTTGACAATGCCCTTCATGTGATAGACACCCATCGTGTCCCACGCATCTGGCACCCCTAGCTGCATCGCCTTCTCCACCCAGCGGGTTGCCATCTCCGGGTCCCTCACAGGAACCGGATAGTCACTCAGGATCAGGCCTGCGAGGTTGAGCATCGCTTTCCAGTGGTTGCGTTCCGCTGCCTGCTGGTAAAGCTGGTAGATCTTTCTCCAGTCCTTGTCTTCCCAATAGATATTGGGATCGAGTTCCAACGCGAGTGCCTGCTGGAACCACAGATCGGCCTGAGGATCGACGGGCGTCAGATGCTGTTCCTGATACACACATGTGAAATCCTTGCGGTGCGGAGCAAACAGTGGCAGTTTCGTATAACGGGGCAAATCGGAACTGGACATGGCAGTCGTCAAATAGTGAATTGGGGATACGGCAAGGGCGGCCTGTGTCACGACAACAAGAAGGCACAGGCCGATCAGATATCGAGCGGATACGAATTTCATGTCAGTGCGGTCTGATCATCCGTGGAGGAAGGCATGGTAGTCATGGCATGCTTCGTACTGGTAGACCGCTGGTCTTCGAATTTCACAAGAAATCCCGTCAATTTCTCCTTCCCGGCTTTCCATGTTTTGTAGTTTTTT belongs to Paraburkholderia aromaticivorans and includes:
- a CDS encoding PAAR domain-containing protein, with protein sequence MARQVIVTGDALVPFGGKVVGGSEVDNLDGRKVARKGDQVNCAEHGVNPIAEGDDSTLVDDRPVALEGHRASCGCTLVSRQQTSSVA
- a CDS encoding SEL1-like repeat protein, with the translated sequence MKFVSARYLIGLCLLVVVTQAALAVSPIHYLTTAMSSSDLPRYTKLPLFAPHRKDFTCVYQEQHLTPVDPQADLWFQQALALELDPNIYWEDKDWRKIYQLYQQAAERNHWKAMLNLAGLILSDYPVPVRDPEMATRWVEKAMQLGVPDAWDTMGVYHMKGIVKGGSATSAYAFFQKAADMGSPSAQAFLGAALNAGWDNPGNGFWANMPVAVKMLECSLGQGYGDAADELEFIYAAPHTPDANLRALRVLHEGVKLGSAKCANSLAAEFSGFDLSTGKNIAGYVDKERSKRYRKIGDVLKWYEGTLKLPNLDKVLPLPPAALPKWDGDAQTLIDAAKAVTPPPASPTRSSQSEPHPALMKAGLLRQLADRPQPLRCDGGHKCPQSGIWEARVAADHPLAALYNRWDRQAFVERGARFPEPRQQHLDISAHEVSWTWLGSPNQLRVADVYDIAL